The following nucleotide sequence is from Pseudonocardia abyssalis.
TGGACGAGCCGTGCTGACCGCGATCGGGGCGATGACCGTGGTACTGCAGATGCTCGTGCCGGGGGCCCCTCTGGAGCCCGGTCCGCCGGGATGCGCCGTCGTCGACAGCATCGGTCGTTGCCTCGTGATCGCGGCGGACCCGGCTCGGCCAGGCGGGCCGCGCGACGAAGCCGGACCTGCACCCGCCACCCGCGATGCGGCACCGCGCGAAGCATCAGCCGATGCCACCGCGCCGGTCGCACCGCCGCGACCACAGCTGGAAGCTCTGCCGTTCGGTGACACCTGGCGGGTCGGGGAGGCTATCGATCCCGCGGACTTCCTCGACCCGGAACCGGCGACGGCTGTGGCCGCCGAGGCCGCTCCGGCGGCCGTCCTCGCACAGCGTGCGATCGAGCTCCTCACCCTCGACCAGCCGGCACTCCGCACCTCAACCGGTGGGTCGGGATTCGTCGGCGTGCCCGTCTGGTTGTGGATCCAGGACGACGCTGCCGCAGCGGGGCCCGTCTCGGCAACGGCAGCAGCCGGTGCCGCACGCGTCACCGCGACCGCGCGTCTGGCGCGGGTCGAGTGGAGCATGGGGCCGCCCGGGGCGCTCGTCAGCTGCGACGGTCCCGGGACCCCCTGGGCCGGGCAGAGCGGCCCGTCACCCGACTGCGGGTACGTCTACGAACAGCGGTCCCTCCCTGAGCGCACCTCGGGAACCGGAGCGTGGGAGATCGTCGCCACGGCCGTCTGGACGGTCGCCTGGAGCGGGGTGTCCGGCGGCGAGCCGGTGGACGGGCAGGAGACCGTCGAGGTGCCCGCCACGACCACCCTCGAGATCGGCGAGATCCAGATGCTCGTGACCGGGGAGGCCCGATGACGACCGCGGTTCACACCACCACGACCAACGGCCAGGCCGTGCCGCGCGCTCCTCGACGAGGCGGTCGAACCTCGAAGTTGCTCCTCCTCGCGGTCCTGCTCGGTGTGCTCGGTGCGCTCCTGGCCGTCTTCGCCTTCCGCGGTGCGGTGGCGAGGGAGGGTGTCGTGGCTCTGGCCCGCCCGTTGTCCTACGGCGACACCATCGACCCGACCGCATTGCGCGAGGTTCTCCTGCCATCCGACACCGGGTTGGCGACGATCGCCTGGAGGGACGTAGAAAGCGTCATCGGCACGATCGCCGCCACCGACCTCCGCGTCGGCCAGACCCTCACGCCGGATGCCGTCACGAGCACCCGAACGCCGATGCCCGGAGAGGCCGTCGTGGGGATCCCCGCCGAACCCGGACACGTTCCCACCTCACCGTTGACCCCGAGGGACGCGGTGCTGGTGGTGTCCGCCGGGCGGCCAAGCCTGCTCGCCACGGTCGTCCGGACCGGTGAGACGGATCTGAGCGGACGCCGCACCGTCGATGTCGTGGTGCCCCAGGCCGAGGCCGAGGCGGTCGCCCTCGCCGCGCTCGACGAGCGCGTCGTCCTCGTTCTCGTCGGTCGGGGGTGATCGAGGTGCTGATCGCACTCGTCTCGGCCAAGGGCAGTCCCGGGGTGACCACCAGCGCACTGGCCATCGCGTCGCAGTGGCACCGCGCCGCCCTCGTCCTCGACGCCGACCCCTTCGGCGGTGACATCCGTGCGGGCCTCGGAGCAGGCGAGTGGCCCTCCCGCGCCGGACTCGCCGAGCTGGTGGTCGACCTGCGGACCGGGCCGGTCGAGCAGAGCCTGCATCGGCGGGTGCACCGTCCTGCCGAGCACTGCCCGCCGGTCATCGCGGGGTTCGGGTGCGTCGGACAGGCGAGCAGCGTCCCGTGGAGTCGGCTCGCACCGGAGCTGGCCCGGCTGAACGGGGGCGACGTCATCGTCGACTGCGGGCGGTTCGTCGCGGTCGACGGAGTCGTCGAGCTCCTCCGGGTGGCTGACCTGGTCCTCCTCGTCACCGGATCGACGCTGCGCGCGGCACGCTCGGCGAGTCGGGTGGCGCCACTCCTTCGAGAGGAACTCGACGCCGGCGTCGGCGACCCGCGCGTATCGCTGCTCGTGGTCCGCGCGGGCGATCCGTACTCGGCCAAGGAGATCGCCGACGGATGCGCGCTGCCCCTCCTCGGCACGGTGCCCAACGATCCGCGGGCCGCCGAGGTGTGGAGCGATGGTGCCCGCCCGACGCGGTCGTTCCCCCGGAGCGCCCTGCAGCGCGAAGCCCGCCGTCTCGCGAGCCTGGCGGCCCGCCTGGATCCGACGTGGAGTGCGGCGTGACCCGCCCGGTCAACGGAGCACCGGGCCAGACGACCCATCAGACACTCGCTCGACGCGTCCACGGCGCTGTCCTGGAGCGGCTCGCCATTCATCCCGGCCGGGAGCGACTCGACCGCTCGGACCAGCGACAGCTCGTGCTGGCCTGGATCCAGGCAGAGCTCGACAGCGAAGCGCGTCGGCGAGTGGCTCACGGGGAGGAGCAGCTCGGCCCGGAGGCCGAGCGGGCGGTCGTGCGTGCCGTCGAGAACACGGTGTGGGGGCTCGGGCGGATCCAGGCGCTGCTCGACGTACCCGGAGTCGAGGACATCCACATCGCCGGATCGGAGGTGCCGCTGCTGAGAATGGCCGATGGCTCGGTGCGGAGGGCCGAGTCCGCGATCGCCGAGTCCGACGAGGACCTCGTCCAGCAGATCCAGTTCATCGCGGCGCACCACGGGAGCTCCGAACGTGCTTTCTCCCCCGCCCAGCCCTTCCTCAACATGCAGCTCCCCGACGGATCCCGCCTCGCAGCCATGCGTGACGTGGTGCCCCGGCCCGTGGTCACG
It contains:
- a CDS encoding SAF domain-containing protein; this translates as MTTAVHTTTTNGQAVPRAPRRGGRTSKLLLLAVLLGVLGALLAVFAFRGAVAREGVVALARPLSYGDTIDPTALREVLLPSDTGLATIAWRDVESVIGTIAATDLRVGQTLTPDAVTSTRTPMPGEAVVGIPAEPGHVPTSPLTPRDAVLVVSAGRPSLLATVVRTGETDLSGRRTVDVVVPQAEAEAVALAALDERVVLVLVGRG